From the genome of Perca fluviatilis chromosome 1, GENO_Pfluv_1.0, whole genome shotgun sequence, one region includes:
- the LOC120561165 gene encoding uncharacterized protein LOC120561165, with the protein MERYKKTPVLFLLLALLCACAAGNSLCFHNSVSDLTCDTDYNSTITCVWNSTYVSDQPDNVCTIQSKGSTKFHSSSCNLEPVDVSRPMPKKCVLSYKREGNFVTYHQLDIHLSCGPAKQILSISFTPACHIKLDPPQQPDINSTTVSWSSRLTPIPHGRINSYISQLQWKQKDESWSDPSVKIIDTQCEYNCTAELDPNQIIQAETYQARTRVKANERDTESMWSDWSPTTSWVSRKGRAKPPPPPSDPTGGVFGIVAVATGLAVFLVVIRFKTDKTTWVYIAKRIKGPPLPNPANSFLNDANFQNWLSPYFTRESFQSFLKPVDIVSVEVTSTVDAVAPCGPEAALLEKMRSESSHKSTSSNFSNPSYSQLCPPPPPPPPPVSSLTAGNLAPCATDTPYGPVGSQGEGNNAEQDREVRGKEVEIRQLLSKGRNNSEPMPVISDYEKAEKLQVECFRLQRLDSGVCSGEEVSQESFEADSINVTDSHEDGPEGEEQVEGGNGKEIDFQKLFGGSVDILGKGSIQVCSGYEQVQKLPADSPELCSLDSDIGSGGEEQMSQEESLEDMDKSTESTSLLLPPSPSSILSCSLPSFTPLPLNFSGPGLSPALQTLPSHLLERIALMSTNESVEPSSDGYMPVRQEQS; encoded by the exons ATGGAGAGATATAAGAAAACCCCtgtgctttttcttcttctggctCTGCTTTGTGCCTGTGCTGCTGGAAACTCTCTGTGCTTCCATAACA GTGTCTCAGATCTCACCTGCGACACGGACTATAATTCTACTATCACTTGTGTGTGGAACAGCACATATGTGTCTGATCAGCCAGACAATGTGTGCACAATACAATCCAAAGGGAG TACTAAATTTCATAGCAGTTCATGTAACCTGGAGCCTGTTGACGTCTCCAGACCAATGCCAAAGAAGTGCGTCCTGAGCTACAAAAGAGAAGGCAAT TTTGTGACCTACCACCAGCTGGATATTCATCTAAGCTGTGGCCCTGCGAAGCAGATTTTGAGCATTTCCTTCACGCCAGCTTGTCACA TAAAGCTGGATCCTCCGCAACAACCAGATATCAACTCTACCACCGTTTCCTGGTCATCCCGACTTACACCCATACCGCATGGAAGAATCAATTCCTACATCTCCCAATTGCAGTGGAAACAAAAGGATGAGTCAtggagt GATCCCTCTGTGAAAATAATAGACACTCAATGTGAATATAACTGCACAGCGGAGCTGGACCCTAATCAGATAATACAAGCCGAGACGTACCAGGCACGCACTCGAGTGAAGGCCAATGAACGCGACACCGAGTCAATGTGGAGTGACTGGAGCCCCACTACATCATGGGTGTCTCGGAAAGGAAGAGCAAAACCACCCCCCCCACCATCAG ATCCTACTGGGGGTGTTTTTGGCATTGTTGCCGTGGCAACAGGATTGGCCGTGTTTCTGGTTGTCATACGCTTTAAGACAGACAAAACCACCTG GGTTTACATCGCAAAGAGAATCAAAGGTCCGCCCCTGCCGAACCCAGCAAACTCCTTCCTAAATGATGCAAATTTCCAG AATTGGTTGAGCCCTTACTTCACCAGGGAATCCTTTCAGTCCTTCTTAAAACCGGTGGATATCGTCTCTGTTGAGGTAACGTCCACTGTGGATGCTGTTGCACCCTGCGGGCCAGAGGCGGCACTGCTGGAGAAGATGAGAAGTGAAAGCAGCCACAAGTCGACCAGTTCCAACTTCTCCAACCCCAGTTACTCCCAGctgtgtcctcctcctcctcctcctcctcctcctgtttcctCGCTCACTGCGGGGAATCTGGCGCCCTGTGCCACCGATACACCTTATGGACCCGTCGGTAGTCAAGGTGAAGGTAACAATGCCGAACAGGATAGGGAAGTGAGAGGGAAAGAAGTGGAGATCCGCCAGTTGCTCTCCAAAGGCAGAAACAACAGTGAGCCTATGCCGGTAATTTCAGACTATGAGAAGGCTGAGAAGCTCCAGGTCGAGTGCTTCAGGCTCCAGAGACTGGATTCAGGCGTGTGCAGTGGTGAAGAAGTCAGTCAAGAGAGCTTCGAGGCAGATAGCATCAATGTGACTGATAGCCATGAGGATGGGCCTGAAGGAGAGGAGCAGGTGGAGGGAGGGAATGGCAAAGAAATAGATTTCCAGAAGTTGTTTGGAGGCAGTGTAGATATTTTAGGCAAAGGCTCCATTCAGGTTTGTTCCGGTTACGAGCAAGTCCAGAAGCTGCCAGCTGACAGCCCTGAGCTCTGCAGCCTGGATTCAGACATTGGTAGCGGGGGCGAGGAGCAGATGAGTCAGGAGGAAAGCTTGGAAGATATGGATAAGTCCACTGAATCTACAAGCCTCCTGCTTCCTCCATCTCCTTCCAGCATCTTATCATGCTCCTTGCCCTCTTTCACACCACTGCCTTTGAACTTCTCTGGGCCAGGTTTGAGTCCAGCTCTGCAAACTCTGCCAAGTCATTTACTTGAGAGGATTGCTCTAATGTCAACTAACGAGTcagtggagccctctagtgacGGATATATGCCAGTTCGACAGGAACAGAGCTAA
- the LOC120565245 gene encoding 3-mercaptopyruvate sulfurtransferase-like: protein MALQARALVTSKWLAEAVLARGKMRILDTSWFLPKLRRNARSEFKKRHIPGAAFFDIDQCCDKTSPLDHMLPSEEIFADYVGNLGIERDTHVVVYDASKFGAFSAPRVWWMFRVFGHRAVSLLNGGLGNWEQEGRPVSDQCVRPTPSEFKASLNRSWIKSYEDILNNLDTKRFQVVDARPAGRFRGLDPEPRDNTEPGHIPGSINMPFHSFLSPSGHFLPKEHLHVLFAQAGVDLGRPICVLCGSAVTACIVALAAHECGHPGVSVYDGGWSEWYTRAVPEHVISEGRGKHL, encoded by the exons ATGGCGCTTCAAGCGAGAGCTCTGGTCACCTCTAAATGGCTCGCGGAGGCTGTGTTGGCCCGGGGGAAAATGCGCATCTTGGACACTTCTTGGTTTTTGCCCAAACTGCGACGCAACGCCAGGAGCGAGTTCAAGAAGAGGCACATCCCGGGCGCAGCTTTCTTTGACATAGATCAGTGTTGTGATAAAACCTCTCCTCTGGACCACATGCTCCCGTCGGAGGAGATTTTTGCAGATTATGTCGGGAATTTGGGAATAGAGCGCGACACGCACGTCGTGGTGTACGACGCCAGCAAGTTCGGCGCGTTCTCGGCGCCCCGGGTGTGGTGGATGTTTCGGGTGTTCGGGCACAGAGCGGTCTCGTTGCTCAACGGGGGGCTCGGGAACTGGGAGCAGGAGGGTCGACCAGTGAGTGACCAGTGCGTCAGACCAACACCGTCCGAGTTTAAAGCCTCCCTGAACCGCTCCTGGATCAAGAGCTATGAGGACATCCTGAATAACCTGGACACCAAAAGGTTCCAGGTGGTAGACGCCAGGCCTGCAGGCAGGTTCAGAGGACTGGACCCGGAACCCAGagaca acacagagccaggCCATATCCCCGGCTCCATCAACATGCCTTTCCACTCCTTCCTGTCCCCATCGGGTCACTTCCTGCCCAAGGAGCATCTCCACGTTCTGTTCGCCCAGGCTGGCGTGGACCTCGGCCGCCCTATTTGTGTCTTGTGTGGCTCGGCCGTGACTGCGTGTATTGTGGCGCTGGCGGCTCACGAGTGCGGGCACCCGGGGGTGTCGGTGTACGACGGCGGGTGGTCGGAGTGGTACACCCGCGCCGTGCCCGAGCACGTCATATCTGAAGGACGAGGGAAacatttgtga
- the rps19bp1 gene encoding ribosomal protein S19 binding protein 1, translating to MSASLIRRGLELLNDDIKDVKKVQKKKKQQTPSSAKVMELVSTRRQGVTKQVKRLQGRLGPGKSKATVKDKRIKSAVEEFRKKQGKSHMSDNLKYFMETGYKATDSDTSKILSHNSGRQSRNRPEQPTKKAKESQSLFTEEEFQQFQKEYFGRTVEEKK from the exons ATGTCGGCGTCGTTGATCAGGAGAGGACTGGAGCTGCTGAACGATGATATTAAAG ATGTCAAAAAAgtccagaagaagaagaagcagcagacCCCCAGCTCGGCCAAGGTGATGGAGCTGGTGAGCACGAGGCGACAGGGAGTCACCAAGCAGGTCAAACGGCTACAGGGTCGCCTGGGTCCCGGCAAGAGCAAAGCTACAGTCAAAGACAAGAGAATCAAGTCTGCAGTGG AGGAGTTCAGGAAGAAGCAGGGGAAGAGTCACATGAGCGATAACCTCAAGTACTTCATGGAAACTGGCTACAAAGCAACAGATTCTGACACTTCGAAG ATCCTGAGCCACAATTCGGGGAGACAGTCTCGGAATCGGCCAGAGCAACCCACCAAGAAGGCCAAGGAGTCGCAGTCTTTGTTCACAGAGGAGGAGTTCCAGCAGTTCCAGAAGGAATACTTTGGCAGGACTGTCGAGGAGAAGAAATAA